The uncultured Cohaesibacter sp. genome segment GCGGGGGTATCCTTGTGGGGCTTTGCTATTGGTTCATCTATCTGCGTCCATCCAGCAAGCAGGCTTGATCGCGTTCAGTTTTATCCAAGCGGCTTATTAAAAGGGTGTCGGGCGCTTGCCCTGCACCCTTTTTGTTTGCCTAAAGACGGACGAGCATCGGAAGCCATGCTGACGATATGGCCCCTAGAGAAATGGAGGGAATCTTAACCAGCGCGAAACCGGCGAGTGCCAGCGTCCAATCCAGTGACATGAGCGTGATCGCCCTTCAGTGCGGCTATGACTGCGGGCCTTCCTTCTCTCGCTCCTTCAAGAGAGAGCTTCATATCGGAGCCGGAACATTTCGCACAAATGGAGGATCAAGCCCGTTGCCTCGCTAGGGCTTGGCCGAAGATCGCTAGCCTTTGCCTGACGCAAGATTTGTCCCAAGCAGCTGATCATAAACCGCAAGCGTTTGTGTTCCCATCGATTTGAGGGAGAAGCGACGCTCCACATGCGCCCGCGCAATAGACGCCAAATCTGCGATGGCTTCTGCACCCATTCCCTTTTGCTGGTTGAGTTGCAACGCAATCGCGGCTTGCCAGCCTTCGGGATTGTTGTGGGTGATGGAGCGGGCAATCCAGCTTGCCGGATCGACCCCGTCCGGGCAGGCGGTCACCTCTGGTTGCGCGCCCAAATCTCCCACCAGAACCGGCGTGCCCATGGCAAGGCTTTCGGCAGCGGAACGACCAAAGGTCTCGGCATCCTGACTGGGCACAATGGTCAGATCGGCGCGCTTGTAGGCAGCGGGCATATCGGACCAGTGACCGACCCTTTGAACACAATCGGCAAGATCATGTTCAGCGATCAGTTGGTCAAGCTCGCCGACATAGGCATCGCGACCCTGATCATCGCCAATCAGCACTAGCTTGAAGGCAAGGCCCGCCTTTTTTAACGCCCCCATCACCGGAAGAATGAAGCTTTGACCTTTCCAGCGGGTAAGGCGCGAGGGCAGGATGATCAGCGGATCACCGCTGAGGCCCCAAGCTGTGGCGAGCTTGTCGGTGCGCTCGGTTGAGACCGCTGCAGGATCGAAGGCTGCCATGTCGATGCCGCGATAAATGCTGATGATGCGGTCCTTGGCTCCGGGATTGCGGGTCGCCACCAGTGCGGCGGTAT includes the following:
- a CDS encoding glycosyltransferase family 4 protein, which produces MKKAPTILQVVPWLDSGGVERGTVDIAQAITKAGGKALVAAEPGRLVPQLEEAGGELLPFDGRSKHPWSLLVSNVQVLETMIRERNVDLVHARSRAPAWSALLAARRAGVPFVTTYHGAYSQKGQLKAFYNSVMARGDVVIANSDYTAALVATRNPGAKDRIISIYRGIDMAAFDPAAVSTERTDKLATAWGLSGDPLIILPSRLTRWKGQSFILPVMGALKKAGLAFKLVLIGDDQGRDAYVGELDQLIAEHDLADCVQRVGHWSDMPAAYKRADLTIVPSQDAETFGRSAAESLAMGTPVLVGDLGAQPEVTACPDGVDPASWIARSITHNNPEGWQAAIALQLNQQKGMGAEAIADLASIARAHVERRFSLKSMGTQTLAVYDQLLGTNLASGKG